A genomic window from Periophthalmus magnuspinnatus isolate fPerMag1 chromosome 16, fPerMag1.2.pri, whole genome shotgun sequence includes:
- the LOC117384184 gene encoding acidic amino acid decarboxylase GADL1-like, protein MAFIPSVNGQDTEIPKLAPSDLCLDKPAVDMSSAEKFLERSMALILEEAVKRATNRSEKVCEWVSPQQLQQLLQLDLGDTGESEEELLQRCRDVIKYSVKTVHPRFFNQLFAGMEPYSMAASFIIEALKPSIYTYEVAPVFTLMEKVVLKKMIEVIGWEDGDGIFNAGGSLSNMYAINLARFHHCPDIKELGMSGSPRMVLFTSQDCHYSIAKAASFLGIGTKNVYTVPCDERGKMIPSRLEELILKAKKEGAQPLMVNATAGTTVLGAFDPIEEIAYICEKYRLWLHVDACWGGAAILSKKHKHLVQGIHRANSVAWNPHKMMMVCLQCCAFVVRDQKHLLQRCYSSKARYLFQQDKFYDVSFDSGDKSIQCGRKPDAFKIWLLWKALGSSQLEQRVERALAMAQYLTQQMKARQGFRLLMEPEYANVCFWYVPPSLRNVPDGPEFWNKLHKVAPVIKERMMKRGSLMIGYQSHGDKANFFRMIIISPQVTTEDMDFVLDEIHSLGQDL, encoded by the exons ATGGCATTTATTCCATCTGTTAATGGACAAG ATACTGAAATACCAAAGCTGGCACCTTCAGATTTGTGTCTGGACAAACCTGCTGTGGACATGAGCTCGGCAGAGAAGTTCCTAGAGCGCTCTATGGCTCTGATCCTGGAGGAGGCAGTAAAGAGGGCCACCAACCGATCAGAGAAG gtgtgtgagtgggtgtctccgcagcagctgcagcagcttTTGCAATTGGATCTCGGAGACACGGGAGAATCTGAGGAGGAGCTGCTGCAGAGGTGCAGGGACGTCATCAAGTACAGCGTCAAGACTG TCCACCCACGTTTCTTCAACCAGCTGTTTGCCGGGATGGAGCCTTACTCTATGGCAGCCAGTTTTATTATAGAGGCACTTAAACCCAGCAT CTACACTTATGAAGTGGCCCCAGTCTTCACACTGATGGAGAAGGTTGTACTGAAGAAGATGATTGAAGTGATTGGATGGGAAGATGGAGATGGGATTTTCAATGCAG GTGGGTCTCTGTCCAACATGTATGCCATAAATCTGGCCAGATTTCACCACTGTCCTGACATCAAGGAGCTCGGCATGTCAGGCTCTCCGCGAATGGTCCTCTTCACTTCACAGGAT TGTCATTACTCGATTGCCAAAGCTGCATCATTTTTGGGCATTGGCACCAAGAATGTTTACACAGTCCCATGCGATGAAAG AGGCAAGATGATTCCTAGTCGTTTGGAGGAACTGATATTAAAGGCCAAAAAGGAG GGAGCACAACCCTTAATGGTGAATGCCACTGCAGGCACCACTGTCCTGGGAGCGTTTGACCCAATTGAAGAGATCGCATACATTTGTGAGAAGTATAGGCTTTGGCTGCATGTAGAT GCGTGTTGGGGGGGAGCTGCTATCTTGTCCAAGAAGCATAAACACTTGGTACAAGGCATCCACAG agcCAACTCCGTGGCATGGAACCCACATAAGATGATGATGGTTTGTCTGCAGTGCTGTGCCTTTGTGGTTCGAGAccaaaag CATCTTCTTCAACGCTGTTACTCCTCCAAAGCGCGCTACCTCTTCCAGCAGGATAAGTTCTATGACGTTAGTTTTGACAGTGGAGATAAGTCCATCCAGTGCGGCCGCAAACCAGACGCCTTCAAGATCTGGCTCCTGTGGAAAGCTCTGGGCAGCAGCCAACTGGAACAGAGAGTGGAGCGCGCCCTTGCCATGGCACA GTATCTGACACAGCAGATGAAAGCTCGGCAAGGGTTTCGGCTGCTAATGGAG CCTGAATACGCCAATGTGTGCTTCTGGTATGTTCCCCCAAGTCTGAGAAATGTCCCAGATGGCCCTGAGTTTTGGAACAAGTTACACAAG GTAGCTCCAGTGATAAAAGAGCGTATGATGAAGAGGGGCAGTCTGATGATCGGGTACCAGTCTCATGGGGACAAGGCAAACTTCTTCAGGATGATTATTATAAGTCCTCAGGTCACCACTGAAGATATGGATTTTGTGCTGGATGAGATTCACAGTTTGGGACAAGATCTGtaa